Genomic DNA from Manihot esculenta cultivar AM560-2 chromosome 15, M.esculenta_v8, whole genome shotgun sequence:
CGgcaatattttaaaagaaaatattttatattggaGAATTTTATTGgtactataaatttattttttatattaaaattaaacaatgaaaaataatatattttgttgaatttttttatggaaaatatttttaaagtaaaacttATTTTCAGCAAATAAACAAAATGTATAAAAgaaatatatgtatattttgtttttaatttttttacttttcatgtttttatttatttatcgaAAGAGAGAGaggtgagaaaaaaaaaagtaaaataggtATTGATACCAAAACatacaaaatatattttaaaaaacatgAAATATAGTTGGATAtattttcttgattttttttattttttaaaaaaattcaataacagGGAAAAGTGGAtttttcccttttattacatacaTCACATGCATACCATGAGGAGCATGTTTTAATTCTGAGAACTGCATACTGCATGTATTCACCTTTACAGTTTAATGAAAGATACAAACCATTGCATTACTATTTACATATTCATAAACAAAAtaaacatattaattatattttttcttttcctctgatgctttctcttttatattttgTAATGAAATTAAGTtccaattatttattattagctagttttgaaaactttttttttccctttaaatATGAACATAACATACCAAAACTTCATAAATACCACTTCAGTTGGTTAGACTAAATTGACTTCCTATAAAAAGCTAATATCATGTAtaagattttttatatttataaaaatttaatttaattcaatcatttttttgtattaaaatgaaataattccgatttttctaaaaaaaaaaaaaatcattttatgagAAATAACAGTTTTTATAAttgaattgatatttttttttcaaataggggtaaatatttaaatcatgcCCTAAACATTGTCTCAAAATCAATTAGGTCAATTGGGACcatttacctcttgaaaattcattatttaggactaaaatttttaaattaaattatgtgcACTATAAGATTAATGTCCATTAGTCTATCAAAACTCTGCCTCTTCTAacgcaaaagaaaaaaaaaattttcttttatttagtgCCTATAATATTAAGTGTCCTttggataaaaattaaataatttgattaattatcTTTATAAAAATCTCAGACAATAACGCTTTAATTAATTATCTTTGACTCGTGTGATGTAATGTTAAATATAATACATTTCACTTCACATGAAAATAaagttataattattattttaaatatctatatcacaatttatatatataatatataatatataaatatacagaTTTAGTTCGATAACAAATtcgatttaaataaattgaaaaaatttcaaattctatGCATTTAATTATcaatctttatttaaaataatatatatatatatatatataatataaatatttaatttaattattatgaaatCGGATCTTATTattgtataattattttttttagtttaattatattttttaacttaaaaattttgatatataaatttttctataaaccGTGAGAGTTGCTGCGTATTTTGTAATTTGGCAAGCTCTGATTCTCCTTATCACTGCCCATAATCTTGCGTTTCTCTTCTCGAAAGATTCTCTTACTTTCTCAGCTAAATAATTGCAAATCTCTTACTGGCTCAACCTCCATCTTCTTCTCACCATCAGTCTAATACAAACCCATTAAACAATTGTTTTCCAATCGTCACAGTAGAAATCCAAATCATAACATCTGCTCCGCAAGATAATCTCACCCCAAACCCAGAACCCACCATGCAAACTCCACCAAATATGCCTGAAGAACTCCCTATCACCACGGCTCCCACCACCACCGCGACTACCAAATTATCAGGGAAACTCACTCTTGTCCCTCTCATATTCTTGATCTATTTTGAAGTCGCTGGTGGTCCTTATGGTGAAGAACCTGCTGTCAAGGCTGCAGGACCTCTCTATGCTCTTCTTGGTTTTTTGATATTTCCTTTCATATGGAGTATTCCTGAGGCTTTGATTACAGCTGAGCTTTCCACCGCCTATCCTGGAAATGGAGGTTTCGTTATATGGGCTGATCGTGCTTTTGGCCCCTTCTTTGGATCCTTAATGGGGGCTTGGAAATTCCTGAGTGGTGTCATTAATATTGCTGCCTTTCCAGTTCTTTGTATTGATTATATGGAAAGGGTACTGCCGGTATTGGATTCAGGTTGGCCTCGAAAAATCGCCATATTGATTTTTACACTAATTCTATCTTTTCTCAACTATACTGGATTAGCCGTAGTTGGCTATGTTGCTGTTGTGCTTGGTGTAGTTTCTCTTTCTCCTTTCGTAATTATGTCGCTCATTGCAATCCCCAAGATTCATCCCCCTAGATGGGTCAGTTTAGGCCAAAAAGGTGTGAAAAAAGATTGGACTTTGTTCTTCAATACCCTTTTCTGGAACTTGAATTTTTGGGATAGTGTCAGCACTTTAGCTGGAGAAGTAGACAAACCTCAGAAAACATTCCCTATGGCTCTATTTATAGCTGTGATCTTTACTTGCGTGTCTTACTTGATTCCTCTCTTCGCGGTGACCGGAGCTGTTTCTGTGAATCAAAGTGAATGGGAGTCAGGGTTCCATGCCACTGCAGCAGAGATTATTGCAGGGAAATGGCTCAAGTATTGGATTGAAGTTGGTGCTGTGTTATCTGCTATAGGCTTGTTTGAGGCTCAATTGAGCAGCTGCGCTTACCAGCTTCTTGGTATGGTTGATTTAGGATTTCTTCCTACTTTTTTTGGCAAAAGGTCCAAACTGTTTAATACTCCTTGGGTGGGGATATTGCTCTCAACTTCGATCACAATTGGGGTATCATACATGGATTTTACTGATATAATTTCATCAGCTAATTTCCTGTATAGTTTAGGAATGTTGCTGGAATTTGCATCTTTTATTTGGTTGAGAAAGAAGTTGCCAGAATTGAAAAGACCTTACAGGATTCCATTAAGGCTACCAGGATTGGTGATACTGTGCTTGATACCATCTGGGTTTCTGGTCCTGATAATGGTTGTTGCTACTAAGACTGTTTTTTTGGTGAGTGGCTTGATGACTGTGGGAGCCATTGGATGGTATTTTCTCACGAAGTTTTGCAAGTCAAGAAAGCTGTTCAAATACAGCAATGGTGAAGCTGTTGAAGGGTGACAAAAGCTCAATTAGACGGTTGAATTATTCGCAGAAATGGACAAATAGGGA
This window encodes:
- the LOC110601156 gene encoding probable polyamine transporter At3g13620; this encodes MQTPPNMPEELPITTAPTTTATTKLSGKLTLVPLIFLIYFEVAGGPYGEEPAVKAAGPLYALLGFLIFPFIWSIPEALITAELSTAYPGNGGFVIWADRAFGPFFGSLMGAWKFLSGVINIAAFPVLCIDYMERVLPVLDSGWPRKIAILIFTLILSFLNYTGLAVVGYVAVVLGVVSLSPFVIMSLIAIPKIHPPRWVSLGQKGVKKDWTLFFNTLFWNLNFWDSVSTLAGEVDKPQKTFPMALFIAVIFTCVSYLIPLFAVTGAVSVNQSEWESGFHATAAEIIAGKWLKYWIEVGAVLSAIGLFEAQLSSCAYQLLGMVDLGFLPTFFGKRSKLFNTPWVGILLSTSITIGVSYMDFTDIISSANFLYSLGMLLEFASFIWLRKKLPELKRPYRIPLRLPGLVILCLIPSGFLVLIMVVATKTVFLVSGLMTVGAIGWYFLTKFCKSRKLFKYSNGEAVEG